The Mycobacterium paragordonae genome segment AGGTCGATGCCAGTGAGCAGAATGGCGGTCGCGCGGTGAGTTGTCATGTCGAGTGTCGGCCAGACCCGATCAATGTCGGCGGGTGCTGCCCCGCTGGGGATGATCACGAGGTCGGCGGCGTCGATGGCGGCGTCGATCACGGCGGCGGTGCCTGGTGGGGTATCGACCACCACCAGGCCCCCCGATCCGGTCGCGGCGGCCGCGGCGAGGTCGGCCGCCGCGACCGGGACCACGGGAAACGGCAGCGGTGTTCCTCGGTGTTCGGCGCGGTCAGCCCATGAGGACGCGGAGCCTTGCGGGTCGGCGTCCAACAGCAGCACTTCGTGGCCTTGCGCTGCGGCCGCGCAGGCGAGAAAAACACTGGTGGTGGTTTTTCCAACGCCACCTTTGGTGTGGACCAGGGAAAGGATCATGCCCGCGAGCATAAAGATAGATGCGCATCAATCCACGCATCTGCCGGG includes the following:
- a CDS encoding ParA family protein — its product is MILSLVHTKGGVGKTTTSVFLACAAAAQGHEVLLLDADPQGSASSWADRAEHRGTPLPFPVVPVAAADLAAAAATGSGGLVVVDTPPGTAAVIDAAIDAADLVIIPSGAAPADIDRVWPTLDMTTHRATAILLTGIDLRTALATGVPEHLAAEGAPVLRTVIRRRQAITEAFGTLPTRLWDYTDVYAELIAATQEPRA